GTAAGGTCTTGCTGTGAAAAATGCTACTGGGACACAAAGTGATGTGATTACTACAGATCATAATGACCCCTATGCCATCAGCCTGTCCAGTTTGGCATTCGTCTGTCTCCCCCGTAATGACACAGGCAACCTCCACATTCTTCATGTGCAGTCCCGCAGCCCCTGCATAGCGACTGCTTCCTCCTCCTACCTTTTTGGCAGATGATGGTGACGATACCGGGCCAGATATGTCTCCTGGCCCCTCCAGCCGCCCTGCACCAACAGAAGCGTCATTCGCAGACTAAGGAGCTGCTGGAATTCCCAGCTTGGAGCTCCACTGCCCCATGCCAGCCTCTCCTTTTTGCCAATGCATTGTTTCTCTCCCACCTAGCACCCTTTTGTCACTCCGTCTCCTGGTTTCCTTTAGCCGGAAGGTCTTTTCTGTCCCACACCAAATAAAATCAGCTGAGATTTTATTTGTCACTCTCGGATATTGCTGCTCACATAGGAAATTAAGCATGCAGCCACAAATTGAAATGAACTCTCTCTTTTGAGAGAGATGTTCTTTTGTGTGGTCCTCATTGGTATTGCAGTGCATCTTTTCAGGATCCCTGCTTGAAATATCTTGCAAAAATAAAACTGGACTATAAAGTTGCACCCTTTCTTTTAATGCTGGTGAAGAAATACAAGGCTTGCCAGAGCGTTCCCTGGTTCTGCAAGCACTCTCAGACATAAATTTCTTCAATAACAAGTTTGAATGAAAAATAGTAAGCTTAATTATTAACAAAGATAATTTATCCTAGTATTATGtacaataataagtaaataaattaaatctgaTGGGATTTTTACTGAGGAAGAGGAGTATTTATTGTCTGTAGGATTAAGTTTCGTGCCAACCCAAAAATCTTGACTTTTTCAAATCAGAATAGATTTTCTTCAAATAGGTAAAACAACTGAAGCTTAAACTCTTCTTCAGCGACAGAGAAAGGGAAACTCCCAGGAGGTTTTTCATTAAATCTACCTTTTcaccacataggcccattatgcacggagtggaaggtctgcattcgggaccagggcgcaaccagaagcggctccagagtagccgcgtgcataatcggatactctgggttttgccgccgttgtgttctgtcccgtgcggaagcagtttgcttcgcttcttcctcctcctctgcgttctccatgccgccgtttcagcggccgtgcataataggccatactgAAACTCCAGAAATAACTGCCTTATAAAAAATTGTGCTGAAGGACATTTCagctgaagaaagaaaaataggcaaatgTAGGTTTAACTTCACGAGAAGTTTCCTTTGAAATTAGCCTATTTGAAATCACTCATTCATAGTGTAGTCAATAAAGGTTTAAGTTCAGATTTTATTTCTACAGCAGAAGACAATTTCCTTGAGAACAAATATCCTAAAATTGCCAAATTCTACATATTGCCTAAAATTCACAAGGGTATCAATCCTCTGCTGGGGCAACCTAGTATTTTGGCACATCAAACTTCCACAGTAACTTTGGCTAAATATGTGGGAGTTTTTCTTAAAGAGGCCCTCCCTCCAAATtcacacattttattttcaaaactcAGCATATATAGGTTCCAGAAGGGGCTTTGTTAGCCACTAAGGACTTGGTGTCCTAGACACAAATATACCACATTCTGTCAGGGAGGTGGCTAAGGCTAATTTAGATTGCAGGAAGAAGAAAACTCCCCATGCCCATTTTTTGATGGACCTTTTTGACATTACcattgaaaacaatattttttcctTCCAAGCTCAGCCCTGCTTAGTGCTTAGGAATTGCTATGAGAAGCCCCATCGTTCCCATCGTATGTTTCCGATTGCCCTGGAGAAGCAATGGCTCTATAACCCCAATGAAACCCCTTATTTTTCAGacgtctttatttatttttggatgacATTTGTATTATTTTCAGGAACCCTGAGAGGTGGCCAGCATTTCTGAATTGGGCCAGTAGTAAACATGAGACTGTTTAGGAGTCAAGCAGACTTTCACACCATCTATCTTTTGGATACCTGTTTAACAGTGAAGGGAGAGAAAACTATCAAACTCACCTCTTATTGTAAGTCTACAGATAGAAACATATTGTTATATCAGATCTTTCACCCAGTGTGTTTAAAAATAGACTGCCATATAGTCACTTAATTAGACATAAATGCATGAACTCTGACTTTGATTCATTTCAGTATACAGCAGACAGACTTGCTAATGATTTATTGGAGAGAAGTTACCCTGAGGAAGTAATTAAGTTACCTAGACAAAAGGCAGAAAATAGCGAGCATGCAATGCAAACAGAAGCCTAGCCTCTTTAATAGGATCTACTGTGCTTTTGAGTTTTCCGTGCTATCAAGAAAAATCCAGAACAGTATCAAAAAACATTACTCTCTGAAAATCCTGGGTGTAATTCTCCTCCTGTCATCTGCCAagaaaggtactctgaatctgaatctgcatGGAGGAGAACAGGAACCGCAAAACCCCAAATGAAAACATCAGGACCTTTATAGGTATATGAGTCTCTGTGTAACATTATCAGTTCATTATGAAATTATATGACGGTTGAGATATTGAGATATTGATATATgacggtatatatatatatatatatatatatatatatatatatatatatatataggttgacCATTGATATATATAGTGCATATAACATTGTTCTttcaatagcctatgggctgtctgtatgtttttaagtttttaggttgtgcacaataaaggtcatataattttgtaattaactGATGATGTTACACAGACACTCAACCTGTTAAGGTCCTGACTGTTTTCAGTTGGGTTTTTGTGATTCTGGTTCCAGATAATATTTTCCCCCTTTAGTTCTTATTGCTTGGAGAACCGGAAATATGGTTGATTTGGTAGTTCACACCCAAAAAGATTTAAAGGGGAAGAAGCATCTTCCACCAGGTAATCATAAATGTGGCAGTTGTTATGTGTGCACTTAACACACATAATAGGAGACTAATAGGAGACTTAATAGGAGACTATTTTAAATGTGATAATTCAGATTTTGAAGGCAAAATCAAAAACTTCATAAATggcaacagtaataacattaatTACTTAATTCAATCCCCCTGCTAGTTCCTTTACATTGAGAAATCAACATGCCCATTAGAAACAAGAGTAATGGAACACAAATCCAGGATAAAAAACAACGTTATGGAATCTCCCCTTGTCTCTTATTTTCTTGGAAAGCAACATATTACAGAATCCAATTCTGTATTTCAGAACATGTAAACCCTACTGAGAATGTCAACATAGAGAAGAAATTACTTCAAAGGGAATTCTACTACTTTCTACATTATTCCCTCATGGCCTTAATATTAATTGGAACCTCACACCATTCTTTTGAATAGATTTGATTAGGTAAGAGTTTAATTATAAAGATGTGTTTAAGGGGATTCTTTAAATTTAATTCATGACAGAGATAAAAAAAtatcattgtattttattgaagTAATTTTTTGAAACTAGTTCAATCTGCAAAAAATTAGTCACCAATTTAGAATGACTTGGATTAtatgtgcaataaaatcagagtccagtagcacctttaagaccaacaaagatttatttagggcatgagcttttgagtgcaaggactcttcgtcagactggCAGTTTGTTCTCtctttgtgtttttgtaaactacactgaattcagaggattgattggctgtttttacaaaggattatcattggctgtatttggttgtgataCAGTCtagtgatgtaacagaattgatttttgccatatattccctgtcatgtaaggagatcatagtctgatgaagcttgcttgctctcaaaagctcacgccctgaataaatctttgttggtcttaaaggtacctgactggactctgattttattgtgctacttcagaccaacagggctacccatttgaatctatcctcttgGATTATATGTGATATACCTTTAAGTACAGTTCATGATTGTTTTAAAACTACTATAAATGACCCGCTGTTGGATTGTATGTTGAAGAGCTTTAGGAAAAGTAGGCTTTTGCCTCTATTCTCAACCTTCCATCTTTTTGTTTAACATTCATTGAAACTGTCAGTTTTGTAAAGGTATGCAACTTATTTCTCCATGTACTTCCCTTGTATGCTTGGATGTGTTGCATTTAACTTCAAATGGATGTCTCTTTGTTGTTATACAGGACATAATCTTTTGTATTAGGACTGTAGCTCCTTTTGAAAGCAATTATAAAAACAATGCAAGTAGGTTACTTCATTTACTTATTCACATCATACTAGGATAAATGATCTTTCTTTGTTAATCGAGCTTACTGTTTTCCATTCAGACCCTGAAAGCATTTATAGGACTGGGGAGCGCTCTGGCAAGTCTTCAGCCTCTTTACCAGCATTAAAAGAAAATGGTGCAGTTTTATGGTTCAATACCTTTTCTTATCAGTGTAACTTTTGTACTGAAAAGTTTCTGCAGCCTCCCTGAATAACAAAAAAATGGTTACTGGCCCTGGGTGGTCTGGGGGACAATGGCAGCGCTTGGCCTCTACGGATCAGTGCCTTCTGACGCAGACCTTTGGGCCTTTGCGATAATCGATTCGCAGGGCCAACCTGCGGGGAGAACAACTTGTGGAGGCCAATAGGAACCTTTGGACAAAGCCATGACATGATTTCCACTGCCAAAGGGACAGAAAATGACAACGCTGCCCTTTTGTTACACAGCCCATCATCAAAAAgcaatcccccccaaaaagaactTGGGATCTGGTGGATGAGGTTTTGGTGCATCCTTACTGCATGTGCCCTTGGACCTCTGCTCCACACTGAGTAGGGTCTCTCACCATCCCAGAGGCAGCCTTGCAAAGAGTCTTTCCCCAGGGACTTAAGACGAGTCTGTGGGAAAAGTGGACAAAACTCAGGTCATGTGAATTCTCAGGGGCCTCTTAGACTGAATGAAGAGACAGGacgtggggtgtgtgtgtgtgtgtgtgtgtggccattTTCAAAATGGCGTCTCATTCTAGGCTGGGCGGGTTTCCCCCCCAAATAGAGCCAGGAGTGGTAACATTGAAGCAGGGACTTATGAAAACAGTCTTGGGCCTGCACGGGAGTGAGACATCACTGGAGAAACTGGCAAACGATGTTGTGAAGATTCAGTATGCAAATCAGGAGCCCATCTGGCTTTGCTGAGGCATCCAGAAGAACGCTGGCCGCTTTCTCCTCAGGGGGAGCAGCCACTGCGGAAAACAGGTCCTGTGACTCCAGAACACTGGTGGGGACCAGCATGAAGGGGATAGCACCATGGCCGGCAGCTAAATGCTGCAGGGTTGCTCTGGGCTCCTGAAGGGTGCATGGGGGTGCTTTCTCCGATCTCACTGGGTCAAGCATTCCAAGAATCCCACTAGTCAAGAGAGACAGGAAAGAAAAGCTGAACATGAGGGGCAGGGGGCAATCCAAGGTCTCCGTACAGTTCACCAGCATCTTTTGGGGCCTCTGCCACAAGAAACAATTCTGCTAGCCCCATGTTAATGACCAGCACCCAGAGTTCTTCCTTGTTTTGCTGAGCATGAACAAAAAAGGagataaatgaattttaaaaaattaaggggCGCAAGCTTTGTTTTACGCAGAGGTGCAATTGGTAAAACACCCAGGAGCTTTCCACCCTGCGGCCCAGGCGCTTCTTAAGCCTGCATCTTCTCCAGGTCTTTGTCGCTCACCACTGGCACTGCTGCCATTGGGCTGGGGATGTAGTTGAACGGGGTCACGCGAGCAGCGCGGCTGGGAGAGCCATGCCTGCTGGGTGGGAAGGTCCCAAGAGAGCTGGCTGGCCCTTCGTGAGCAAAGGAGATGGGCGCTGCTGTAGCTTTGCTCAGGCCGAAGGCATCCTCCTCAACGCTGCCCTGTGGGATCTCTTGCTTCTCCAGTGTCGGGGAAGTACTGGAGTTGGTCTTGGCTGTGGAGAAGTCCTCTGTCTGCACAACGGCATCACTGGTCTTCCTCTGGAGAGTGGTTTGGGCCTGCTGggtctcttcttcctccaaggtgCTGACCAGGGGCAGGGCTGTGGAGGGAAGGGTGCTCTTCAGGATATGGGGGATATCTTCGTCTCGAATTCTCTTCCAAGTCCCTTTCATTGTCGATGGTTGCTGTTCTTCTGGCCGCTTCTCCGTAGTCGCCTTGGGAGGGATCACCGGCAGTTTTGAGGGCTTCCCACTCAGCACCTCGGGgcaagaggaggagctggtggaGGCCGGGCTCCCAGCCCGCTTGATAATGTTGATCTGAGGGGACGAGGAATAACGTTTAAATGGCTCAGGTGGAAGGTTATTGGATTTCACGGGAAGCCGGGAGGGGCTCTCTGAACTGGTTCGCCTTGGAGGCCTGGCCCCTGAGGCCTGGCCCCTGTGACCCGGAAGAGGCACTCGGGAGGTGATTGGCCTTTGGCTTGGTCCTGCTGCCTTGTtcaccttgagctcatcacaccTGGAAGAGCACAGGAAGACTGTTGGCAAGCCAAGCCTGCTTCTGCGGGGAGAGGAACCCTGAGAGAGTGACGGTGTGGGCTCCAAGGAAGAAAGCTCAGCACGGTGCCTCATGAGGAGGCTGGACGACTCCTTGATGAATGTCAGCTGCCTCAGGAAACCAGCACGGTCTGACTCACTGCTGATGGATCTTGCTGAGGACATGCGCACTAAGTTCAGGCGACTCGTCTGAAGGACCTCTTTCCCATTGACCTTTGGCTTTGGCTCATGGCCACCGTCTCTTCTCACCTGCTCCTCAAGCACAGACATGGTGCTCCTGGCAGGTAGGATCTTTTTGTTAGGCTTCTGCATGAAGGGGATGCGGACAGGTGATTTCTGGGTCTTGTGTTGCTTAGATACAGGTGACTTCTGAGCTTGTTTAGAGTTGGGGCCAGGTGTGGAGTTTCCAACTGCTTTGCCAGCCTCACGGGACGGCATCTGCTTGTTGAGCTGCGAAGGTGATGCCAGCTTCTTCTGGGAGGGCTGGGAGGGCGTGGAGGTTCTGGATGACCCAGAGGAAGGAGCTTTGGTGATACGAGCTGGTGGGGTGGCACTTCTCTTGGGCAACATAAGATCTGCCATTTCTGATATCTTCCCCGGCCGGTGGAGACTTCGTGATCTCTGCTGATTCAGGCTGAGGTTCTTTGCAGGGCCCTCCTGCGTAACGGGAGATCCTGTTTTCCTTGGGGTTGACCTGGGGCTCTGTGAATTTTTAGTTGTGTTGGGCATGTAGATCACTGTCCGGCCTCGGAAGACTACTGGCAAGTTGGTTACTGGCTTCTGCTGCCTGGGGTCCTTCTCCactctgctgctcctgctgccagTTGCTCTGGTGTCCATCGTCTTCTTGCTCTCCTGGAAAGCTTTTGGCCGGTCTTTTTTCTCTGCGAGACCCTCAGGGACCTTTCTGCTTCgcttcttctccttcctgtccAGAGACATTTGCAAAGTGGAGCCAACAGAGAGGCCGGACATGAAGGAGAGGACGGAGTCTGATTCCGAGGAAGGCTCCCTGGTGAAGGAAGAGGCAGCCTGGTGCAGCCAGGTCACAATAGAGTTGGCCCCTTCCTGGATGGCTTTCCAGTCCACGCTGTCCAGATCCGATCCCCTTTCAGAGACTCCTTCGTCCGGTGTGTCTTTGGGCTTCCTCTCCTTGAGGCTGGACACCTTCCGATCCTTCTCAGCATTTCTTCTCCTTGCTGAGTGGCGCCTCCTCTTCGGCATGGTTGAGCCAATGCACTTCAGCAACAGGTCATCGTCAGATTTGTAGCTGAGGGAACTGGCGGAGCTGTCCCTCTGTTTGGACAATGCCGAGGGGACCTCATGTCTACGGCTCAAGGGCAGCTGGTGGCTGGGCCTGCTGTAGAGCCGAGTCCTTTCTTCATGGTCATAGAGCTCCAGGTCGCTCAGGGAACTCAGGGAAGAACTGAGGGAATAGCATGGTGGTGTTTCATCTGCAATGAGGTTACTGTGaagcttggcagccattttggctttgGCATGTCTGGTGCTGAAGTCAGGCTCCTTCTTGGTCCAACATTCTTTCCTTTGGGCCTTACCAGCTGTGCCCACCTTCCTTTTGGGTGAACTCTTCATCCCTAACTCTGTCAGGTCGTCAGAATCGTTTTCATAGAAGCAATAGACAGCCTCTTCCGTCGGGGTGGTGTGACACAAGGATTGGAAGGCCTTGCCATTGCTGTGGCCCCTGTTTTCTGGAAGAGTCTCTTTCTGGGAACAGCTGCCCTCCGAATGGGCCCCCATGCTGCCTTGCTTCCTCAGGGTCAGCTCTAGGTTTTTGAGAGGGAGCTGCAGTCTTTTGGACTCAGCAGACCGAGCTCTGCCTGCGTGAAGTGGGCTAGTGTTGTTCGAACCAGTTTTGTGCTTGCTGGCGGGAACCATCTTGGTTGGAGTGGAGTGGCTGGACATGATCCTTCCGGCACGCAAGGCTCCTTGCTCCCGCTGCAGCCCTTCCAGCCTGTGTCCAGCTCCTTgcaactgccccacctccctcttcttcccaggacAGTGCTTTGAGTTGCCTTCCTCCTTCGTTGGGTACTGGAGGGTCTCATCACTAAGGGAAGCCGCGCTGGAGAAATTGACAGGGGTTCCTTCGGCCGAGTCAGTGAAGGAATCCTCGTCACCCACATACTCCTTGTTGTTTCTGGGGGTCACGGCCTGGCGATGCTTAGGGAGGCCCAGTTGGGGATTGGCAGGGACCAACATGTAGACTGGCACGTGCACTGGCTTCTTAGACTGAGGATTCAAAACCTGGCCCGGGAAGCCAGAGACAAGGGATGTCCGGACCTTACGGAAACGGGACGGCATGGCTGAACTGATGCATTCTTTCAGTATCTCAATATCTTCGTCAGAGGTCAATTCCAGTCTCTCTGGCTTCCGCTGGTTCTCTTTGACCCTCTCTTCTTCATGCATCACAAAGTTCAAGCCGTTCCTCTCCGGGAACGGGGGGATGAGTTTCAGTTCGACATCTTTCTGGACGTAATGTTCATGGAGGGGTAGTGCGCTCAAGCTGGAAGCACATGAGAAGTTCTCGTTGGGCTTCTCCACAGTGAAGTAGACCATGGAGTCCAGGTCTTGGGGCATTTGGAAACGCTCCTTGAAGTCAgtaatctccatgaatttcttgACGTTGTTTTCCCACTGGATATTGAACTGGCTGGTCTCTTTCTCCGGTTGGCCACTCATTTCAAACAGGGGAGTCTTACTGCGGCTGGGAGGCATCGTTTGCCCGGGGCTGTCTGGAAGCTCGCTCGGACTAATGGTGCCGCTGACCATCTCGCTGCAGGGCTCGCTCTGAATGGAGCTGGCAATGGAGGGGCTCTCAAAACTGCCCAGCGAACTGACAGAACTGCACCGGCTCATCACCAGCGGGGTCTCCTGGATGAAGTTCTCAGAGGAGCTGGACGGGGTTAGGTCCTCGTTCCGGGCTGGGGAGACTCCTCTGAGGAATGTCTTCTCCTTCTTGGGGAAGGGAATAGCGATGGGCTGCGAGATGTGTGGGCCGGCTCCTACTTTCATCTTAGTCTTCTCCTCGTGGGCTTCCTCTGCTTCAGCCACCTCTTCCACCTCAATGATCTCGAGCGAGGAGTCACTGTCCACCTCGTTCTCGCTGTGGCTGTGTTCATCCAGCATGTTGTCAGCCAGGGACAGGGACGAGAGGGAGCTGCAGCGGGAGAAGCATATTGGCGTATCCTCTACCGAATACTTCTGCAGTTGTTCGTGTTCAGCTGGAGCGAGTGCCGACAACTTCTCTGGGATCTTGTTAAGATTTCCTGGGGCTTGCAGGAGCCCAGAGGTCAACCAGTCTTGTTTTTGTGCTGGTGCAGTTGGGTGGACAGGCCGGGTTCCTGGCAACCCCACAGACCCAGATGCCGGGCCGCCCCCGTCCACATTCTCTGTGAGAGGGATAT
The nucleotide sequence above comes from Paroedura picta isolate Pp20150507F chromosome 4, Ppicta_v3.0, whole genome shotgun sequence. Encoded proteins:
- the APC2 gene encoding adenomatous polyposis coli protein 2 isoform X3, with the protein product MEELKMSGSVTSYDQLVRQVEALKKENTHLRRELEDNSNHLSKLENETSDMKEVLKHLQGKLEQEAKVMVSSGQMEVLEQLKALQMDITSLYSLKLQPPALGHGPEDSPTHSVTLQRKESLGDLSRATLRFLEELDRERYFLLSEIEKEEKEKLWYYTQLQSLSKRLDELPQVETFSMQMDLIRQQLEFEAQHIRTLMEERFGTTDEMVQRAQIRASRLEQIDKELMEAQEKVQQAEPQLCGKLPNVEGDGSLEVPTHPDEGETQPHSNKVEVVFWLLSMLATRDKEEMSRTLLAMSSSQESCLAMRKSGCLPLLIQILHDADREPGTTESPSSQEGAGKDCRMRANAALHNIIFSQPDEGQAKKEMRVLHVLEQIRSYTETCWDWLKMQSEEGAKTPEGGQGPVPIEPQICQATCAIMKLSFDEEYRRAMNELGGLQAIAELLQVDYEMHRMTSDPLNLALRRYTGMVLTNLSFGDVVNKATLCSRRRCMQAMVAQLAADNEELHQVVSSILRNLSWRADMNSKKVLREVGSVTALVQCALRATKESTLKSVLSALWNLSAHSTENKAAICKVEGALGFLVSTLTYKCQSNSLAIIESGGGILRNVSSLVATREDYRQVLRDHNCLQTLLQHLKSHSLTIVSNACGTLWNISARSSKDQELLWDLGAVSMLRNLVHSKHKMIAMGSAAALRNLLTNRPLKYKDAMVISPGSCMPSLYMRKQKALEAELDAKHLAETFDTMEKQTLKGQSAKKPPMRHMESLVKDYASDSGCFDDDEVPNVSSSTEAGNASVLSMFLNSTFLQGQALPRAVTQRRCPEPEKDDSSKPLEVNKDPPLLLPSDNKVSMVAAKLANKISTTVAKIDKLVEDISTLHTSSDDSFSLSSEDHCLDWQYGHEEAHEARAQSCSPCRFSDASGFVKRESLTRAHTLLRLKTAYTSLSNDSLNSGSTSDGYCTKEHMRPCSRTTFLDFRDELHRYQKRPSRLDLKNILVNRPEKMELPEKKHQEASEVAEKLEPSEKASKAAAVPSPATAEKELECKGLSNKKVADPEVQTIKLSPSYQHIPLTENVDGGGPASGSVGLPGTRPVHPTAPAQKQDWLTSGLLQAPGNLNKIPEKLSALAPAEHEQLQKYSVEDTPICFSRCSSLSSLSLADNMLDEHSHSENEVDSDSSLEIIEVEEVAEAEEAHEEKTKMKVGAGPHISQPIAIPFPKKEKTFLRGVSPARNEDLTPSSSSENFIQETPLVMSRCSSVSSLGSFESPSIASSIQSEPCSEMVSGTISPSELPDSPGQTMPPSRSKTPLFEMSGQPEKETSQFNIQWENNVKKFMEITDFKERFQMPQDLDSMVYFTVEKPNENFSCASSLSALPLHEHYVQKDVELKLIPPFPERNGLNFVMHEEERVKENQRKPERLELTSDEDIEILKECISSAMPSRFRKVRTSLVSGFPGQVLNPQSKKPVHVPVYMLVPANPQLGLPKHRQAVTPRNNKEYVGDEDSFTDSAEGTPVNFSSAASLSDETLQYPTKEEGNSKHCPGKKREVGQLQGAGHRLEGLQREQGALRAGRIMSSHSTPTKMVPASKHKTGSNNTSPLHAGRARSAESKRLQLPLKNLELTLRKQGSMGAHSEGSCSQKETLPENRGHSNGKAFQSLCHTTPTEEAVYCFYENDSDDLTELGMKSSPKRKVGTAGKAQRKECWTKKEPDFSTRHAKAKMAAKLHSNLIADETPPCYSLSSSLSSLSDLELYDHEERTRLYSRPSHQLPLSRRHEVPSALSKQRDSSASSLSYKSDDDLLLKCIGSTMPKRRRHSARRRNAEKDRKVSSLKERKPKDTPDEGVSERGSDLDSVDWKAIQEGANSIVTWLHQAASSFTREPSSESDSVLSFMSGLSVGSTLQMSLDRKEKKRSRKVPEGLAEKKDRPKAFQESKKTMDTRATGSRSSRVEKDPRQQKPVTNLPVVFRGRTVIYMPNTTKNSQSPRSTPRKTGSPVTQEGPAKNLSLNQQRSRSLHRPGKISEMADLMLPKRSATPPARITKAPSSGSSRTSTPSQPSQKKLASPSQLNKQMPSREAGKAVGNSTPGPNSKQAQKSPVSKQHKTQKSPVRIPFMQKPNKKILPARSTMSVLEEQVRRDGGHEPKPKVNGKEVLQTSRLNLVRMSSARSISSESDRAGFLRQLTFIKESSSLLMRHRAELSSLEPTPSLSQGSSPRRSRLGLPTVFLCSSRCDELKVNKAAGPSQRPITSRVPLPGHRGQASGARPPRRTSSESPSRLPVKSNNLPPEPFKRYSSSPQINIIKRAGSPASTSSSSCPEVLSGKPSKLPVIPPKATTEKRPEEQQPSTMKGTWKRIRDEDIPHILKSTLPSTALPLVSTLEEEETQQAQTTLQRKTSDAVVQTEDFSTAKTNSSTSPTLEKQEIPQGSVEEDAFGLSKATAAPISFAHEGPASSLGTFPPSRHGSPSRAARVTPFNYIPSPMAAVPVVSDKDLEKMQA
- the APC2 gene encoding adenomatous polyposis coli protein 2 isoform X2 produces the protein MGLLGILSLLHSTFFGDESMEELKMSGSVTSYDQLVRQVEALKKENTHLRRELEDNSNHLSKLENETSDMKEVLKHLQGKLEQEAKVMVSSGQMEVLEQLKALQMDITSLYSLKLQPPALGHGPEDSPTHSVTLQRKESLGDLSRATLRFLEELDRERYFLLSEIEKEEKEKLWYYTQLQSLSKRLDELPQVETFSMQMDLIRQQLEFEAQHIRTLMEERFGTTDEMVQRAQIRASRLEQIDKELMEAQEKVQQAEPQLCGKLPNVEGDGSLEVPTHPDEGETQPHSNKVEVVFWLLSMLATRDKEEMSRTLLAMSSSQESCLAMRKSGCLPLLIQILHDADREPGTTESPSSQEGAGKDCRMRANAALHNIIFSQPDEGQAKKEMRVLHVLEQIRSYTETCWDWLKMQSEEGAKTPEGGQGPVPIEPQICQATCAIMKLSFDEEYRRAMNELGGLQAIAELLQVDYEMHRMTSDPLNLALRRYTGMVLTNLSFGDVVNKATLCSRRRCMQAMVAQLAADNEELHQVVSSILRNLSWRADMNSKKVLREVGSVTALVQCALRATKESTLKSVLSALWNLSAHSTENKAAICKVEGALGFLVSTLTYKCQSNSLAIIESGGGILRNVSSLVATREDYRQVLRDHNCLQTLLQHLKSHSLTIVSNACGTLWNISARSSKDQELLWDLGAVSMLRNLVHSKHKMIAMGSAAALRNLLTNRPLKYKDAMVISPGSCMPSLYMRKQKALEAELDAKHLAETFDTMEKQTLKGQSAKKPPMRHMESLVKDYASDSGCFDDDEVPNVSSSTEAGNASVLSMFLNSTFLQGQALPRAVTQRRCPEPEKDDSSKPLEVNKDPPLLLPSDNKVSMVAAKLANKISTTVAKIDKLVEDISTLHTSSDDSFSLSSEDHCLDWQYGHEEAHEARAQSCSPCRFSDASGFVKRESLTRAHTLLRLKTAYTSLSNDSLNSGSTSDGYCTKEHMRPCSRTTFLDFRDELHRYQKRPSRLDLKNILVNRPEKMELPEKKHQEASEVAEKLEPSEKASKAAAVPSPATAEKELECKGLSNKKVADPEVQTIKLSPSYQHIPLTENVDGGGPASGSVGLPGTRPVHPTAPAQKQDWLTSGLLQAPGNLNKIPEKLSALAPAEHEQLQKYSVEDTPICFSRCSSLSSLSLADNMLDEHSHSENEVDSDSSLEIIEVEEVAEAEEAHEEKTKMKVGAGPHISQPIAIPFPKKEKTFLRGVSPARNEDLTPSSSSENFIQETPLVMSRCSSVSSLGSFESPSIASSIQSEPCSEMVSGTISPSELPDSPGQTMPPSRSKTPLFEMSGQPEKETSQFNIQWENNVKKFMEITDFKERFQMPQDLDSMVYFTVEKPNENFSCASSLSALPLHEHYVQKDVELKLIPPFPERNGLNFVMHEEERVKENQRKPERLELTSDEDIEILKECISSAMPSRFRKVRTSLVSGFPGQVLNPQSKKPVHVPVYMLVPANPQLGLPKHRQAVTPRNNKEYVGDEDSFTDSAEGTPVNFSSAASLSDETLQYPTKEEGNSKHCPGKKREVGQLQGAGHRLEGLQREQGALRAGRIMSSHSTPTKMVPASKHKTGSNNTSPLHAGRARSAESKRLQLPLKNLELTLRKQGSMGAHSEGSCSQKETLPENRGHSNGKAFQSLCHTTPTEEAVYCFYENDSDDLTELGMKSSPKRKVGTAGKAQRKECWTKKEPDFSTRHAKAKMAAKLHSNLIADETPPCYSLSSSLSSLSDLELYDHEERTRLYSRPSHQLPLSRRHEVPSALSKQRDSSASSLSYKSDDDLLLKCIGSTMPKRRRHSARRRNAEKDRKVSSLKERKPKDTPDEGVSERGSDLDSVDWKAIQEGANSIVTWLHQAASSFTREPSSESDSVLSFMSGLSVGSTLQMSLDRKEKKRSRKVPEGLAEKKDRPKAFQESKKTMDTRATGSRSSRVEKDPRQQKPVTNLPVVFRGRTVIYMPNTTKNSQSPRSTPRKTGSPVTQEGPAKNLSLNQQRSRSLHRPGKISEMADLMLPKRSATPPARITKAPSSGSSRTSTPSQPSQKKLASPSQLNKQMPSREAGKAVGNSTPGPNSKQAQKSPVSKQHKTQKSPVRIPFMQKPNKKILPARSTMSVLEEQVRRDGGHEPKPKVNGKEVLQTSRLNLVRMSSARSISSESDRAGFLRQLTFIKESSSLLMRHRAELSSLEPTPSLSQGSSPRRSRLGLPTVFLCSSRCDELKVNKAAGPSQRPITSRVPLPGHRGQASGARPPRRTSSESPSRLPVKSNNLPPEPFKRYSSSPQINIIKRAGSPASTSSSSCPEVLSGKPSKLPVIPPKATTEKRPEEQQPSTMKGTWKRIRDEDIPHILKSTLPSTALPLVSTLEEEETQQAQTTLQRKTSDAVVQTEDFSTAKTNSSTSPTLEKQEIPQGSVEEDAFGLSKATAAPISFAHEGPASSLGTFPPSRHGSPSRAARVTPFNYIPSPMAAVPVVSDKDLEKMQA